A genomic segment from Salvelinus alpinus chromosome 8, SLU_Salpinus.1, whole genome shotgun sequence encodes:
- the cebpz gene encoding CCAAT/enhancer-binding protein zeta isoform X1, whose protein sequence is MAPKGKNRKAIAKTHFVNVKDEFENDNDGDEEEEINGDGPQPDDEFNLDEVLRLGGTRADFALLDAIIDENELIDGGKKGAIDDLEPGELETFITKLGIRLYKEQQIIPDEPTEEEKAEASQKESKKADAKKAKSDDQKPKPEPKGKDLPATSTAERKNKKNKETAKTSVPATGKKAKLNANVFEFQPRQLLLIKPGGKWFDLEYTAEGTSNPQDESQVSQYKALAIKLFEAETGLYKSKKNMQKGANSAWMKNVVSAGTLADRMAAMTVLIQDAPVQSIEHVENLVSMVKKKGSRRQGLMALDTLRELIMSDLLPVNRKLRTFAQHPFDNLEQKASGNKDARDRRLILWYFEHLLKHHVAEFVVALDELAHDTVATTKAKSLATAHELLLNRPEQERALLIQVVNKLGDPEYKTAAKASYLLENLLHKHPNMKAVVCSEVERLMFRPNINPKAQYYAVCFLNQVLLSHDEAELASKLISIYFSFFRACIKKKDVESKMLSALLSGVNRAYPYAKAGDEKVKEQLDTLFKVVHLAKFNTAVQALMLLFQVMDSQQIVSDRYYVALYRKLMDPGLSLCSRQSMFLNLLYKSLKADIVLRRVKGFVKRLLQVSCEQNPTFACGALFLVSEVMKAKPGLKLMLQEGGDGEEENFKDLKDEEDDEERFVDADKVEEGLREIKPEQPKPTASSWVHHQNIEGGKSMETYDPFHRNPLFCGADHTTLWELQRLSAHFHPSVSLFAKTILQGEFINYTGDPLQDFTLSKFLDRFVFRNPKQLKGKQNTEATVMQPKQKLTMNNIHNLPVNCEAFLSNKESQIPVDEVFFYRFFKKREAEKALRRPRGDGDNESVDDVDDDEFEKLLDSYEGDSYFTDLPIDETDLDFAGNVKTKSKKGKKGGEDDEDESDLDDDLDGDLDDEEMSLGSMDEEDFGDELEEEGGAFMDPAGEDDDEEVPELDGDIAFGDSDDEMEVPNITPGSKKSKRKASEDLNYSGSLGSKPGKKHKGKKDTAMFASAEEFGFMLDENAGSKFDNIGINAMANKDKAGVRQLKWEAQRDDWVRGRDVKTLRKKKAMFNKKKQFGKPPFGKSKAGKKTFKK, encoded by the exons ATGGCACCGAAAGGAAAGAACCGTAAGGCAATAGCCAAAACGCATTTTGTAAATGTAAAGGACGAGTTTGAAAATGACAACGATGGAGATGAGGAAGAAGAAATCAATGGAGATGGTCCTCAACCGGACGACGAATTTAATTTGGACGAGGTTTTACGTTTGGGTGGAACCCGA GCTGACTTTGCCCTGCTTGACGCCATCATTGATGAGAACGAGCTGATCGACGGTGGAAAGAAAGGAGccatagatgacctggaacctgGAGAGTTGGAGACATTCATCACCAAGCTGGGCATCCGCTTATATAAAGAACAACAGATTATCCCAGATGAGcctacagaggaagagaaggcagAGGCGAGCCAAAAGGAAAGCAAAAAGGCTGATGCCAAGAAAGCCAAGTCAGATGATCAGAAGCCCAAACCAGAGCCTAAAGGCAAGGACCTGCCTGCCACATCAACAGCGGAGAGAAAGAATAAGAAAAATAAAGAGACAGCAAAAACCAGCGTCCCAGCCACCGGAAAGAAAGCTAAACTAAATGCCAACGTATTTGAGTTTCAGCCGAGGCAGCTGCTTCTGATCAAACCAGGTGGCAAGTGGTTTGACCTGGAGTACACTGCAGAGGGTACCTCTAACCCACAGGATGAGTCTCAAGTCTCCCAGTACAAGGCCCTGGCTATAAAGCTGTTtgaggctgagacagggctcTACAAGAGCAAGAAGAACATGCAGAAGGGGGCCAACTCAGCCTGGATGAAAAATGTGGTCTCCGCAGGGACGCTGGCTGACAGGATGGCAGCCATGACAGTTCTGATCCAGGATGCCCCGGTACAGAGCATAGAGCATGTGGAGAACCTGGTCAGCATGGTGAAGAAGAAGGGTAGTCGCAGACAGGGGCTGATGGCTCTGGACACTCTCCGAGAGCTCATCATGTCTGACCTGCTGCCAGTGAACCGCAAGCTCAGAACCTTCGCCCAGCATCCCTTTGACAATCTGGAGCAGAAGGCAAGCGGGAACAAGGACGCGCGCGACCGCCGCCTCATCCTGTGGTACTTTGAGCACCTTCTGAAGCACCACGTGGCCGAGTTCGTGGTGGCCCTGGACGAGCTGGCTCACGACACGGTGGCAACCACCAAGGCCAAATCTCTGGCCACTGCGCATGAGCTGCTGCTCAACCGGCCCGAGCAGGAGAGGGCCCTTCTCATCCAGGTGGTCAACAAGCTGGGAGACCCTGAGTACAAGACGGCAGCCAAGGCCTCGTACCTGCTGGAGAACCTGCTGCACAAGCACCCCAACATGAAGGCGGTGGTGTGCAGCGAGGTGGAGCGCCTCATGTTCAGGCCCAACATCAACCCGAAGGCCCAGTACTACGCCGTGTGCTTCCTCAACCAGGTGCTGCTGAGCCACGACGAGGCCGAGCTGGCCAGCAAGCTCATCTCCATCTACTTCTCCTTCTTCCGAGCCTGCATCAAGAAGAAGGATGTGGAGTCCAAGATGCTGAGTGCCCTGCTGTCGGGAGTGAACAGGGCCTATCCCTACGCCAAGGCCGGGGACGAGAAGGTGAAGGAGCAGCTAGACACGCTGTTTAAAGTAGTGCACCTGGCGAAGTTCAACACTGCCGTCCAGGCTCTCATGCTGCTCTTCCAGGTGATGGACTCTCAGCAGATCGTCTCAGACCGCTACTATGTGGCTCTCTACAG GAAGCTCATGGACCCAGGTCTGTCTCTGTGCTCCAGGCAGAGTATGTTCCTCAACCTGCTGTACAAGTCTCTGAAGGCAGACATTGTCCTGCGGCGGGTCAAAGGCTTTGTGAAGAGGCTGCTGCAGGTCAGCTGTGAGCAGAACCCAACATTTGCCTGCGGGGCTCTCTTCCTTGTATCAGAGGTCATGAAGGCCAAACCAGGCCTCAAGCTGATGCTGCAGGAGGGTGGG GATGGTGAAGAGGAGAATTTCAAAGATCTTAAGGACGAAGAGGATGATGAGGAGAGGTTTGTAGATGCAGATAAGGTGGAGGAAGGACTGCGTGAGATCAAACCGGAACAGCCGAAGCCCACTGCATCGTCGTGGGTACATCACCAAAACATTGAAG GTGGGAAGAGTATGGAGACCTACGACCCGTTCCACAGAAACCCCCTATTCTGTGGGGCTGACCACACCACGTTATGGGAGCTGCAAAGG CTCTCTGCACATTTCCACCCATCAGTGTCACTGTTTGCCAAGACAATCCTACAG GGAGAGTTCATCAACTACACAGGAGACCCTCTCCAGGACTTCACTCTCAGCAAGTTCTTGGATCGCTTCGTCTTCAGGAATCCCAAACAACTGAAGGGCAAAC AAAACACAGAGGCTACAGTGATGCAGCCCAAACAGAAGCTGACCATGAATAACATCCACAATTTACCTG TGAACTGTGAGGCGTTCCTGTCCAATAAGGAGAGTCAGATTCCTGTGGATGAGGTCTTCTTCTATCG GTTCTTCAAGAAACGAGAAGCGGAGAAGGCACTGCGTCGGCCACGGGGAGATGGAGATAACGAGAGTGTGGATGACGTGGACGATGATGAGTTTGAGAAGCTGCTCG ATTCATACGAGGGAGACAGTTACTTCACTGACTTGCCAATTGATGAAACAGACCTGGACTTTGCTGG caATGTTAAGACCAAATCTAAGAAGGGGAAGAAGggtggtgaggatgatgaggatgagTCAGACCTGGATGATGACTTGGATGGTGATCTGGATGATGAGGAGATGTCCCTTGGCAGTATGGACGAGGAGGACTTTGGAGATGaactggaggaggagggaggggcctTCATGGACCCCGCTGGGGAGGATGACGATGAGGAAG TTCCAGAACTTGATGGTGATATTGCTTTTGGTG ATTCAGATGATGAGATGGAGGTTCCAAACATCACTCCAGGTTCTAAAAAGAGCAAGAGGAAGGCCTCAGAGGATCTTAACTACAGTGGGTCTCTAG GTTCCAAACCAGGGAAGAAGCACAAAGGAAAGAAGGACACCGCCATGTTTGCATCTGCTGAAGAG TTTGGATTTATGTTGGATGAAAATGCTGGCTCAAAGTTTGACAACATCGGCATAAATGCCATGGCCAACAAGGACAAAGCAG GTGTCAGGCAGCTCAAGTGGGAGGCCCAGCGAGACGACTGGGTCCGAGGTAGAGACGTCAAGACCCTACGGAAGAAGAAGGCCATGTTTAACAAGAAGAAACAGTTTGGCAAGCCACCGTTTGGCAAATCAAAGGCTGGCAAAAAGACTTTCAAGAAGTAG
- the cebpz gene encoding CCAAT/enhancer-binding protein zeta isoform X2 → MAPKGKNRKAIAKTHFVNVKDEFENDNDGDEEEEINGDGPQPDDEFNLDEVLRLGGTRADFALLDAIIDENELIDGGKKGAIDDLEPGELETFITKLGIRLYKEQQIIPDEPTEEEKAEASQKESKKADAKKAKSDDQKPKPEPKGKDLPATSTAERKNKKNKETAKTSVPATGKKAKLNANVFEFQPRQLLLIKPGGKWFDLEYTAEGTSNPQDESQVSQYKALAIKLFEAETGLYKSKKNMQKGANSAWMKNVVSAGTLADRMAAMTVLIQDAPVQSIEHVENLVSMVKKKGSRRQGLMALDTLRELIMSDLLPVNRKLRTFAQHPFDNLEQKASGNKDARDRRLILWYFEHLLKHHVAEFVVALDELAHDTVATTKAKSLATAHELLLNRPEQERALLIQVVNKLGDPEYKTAAKASYLLENLLHKHPNMKAVVCSEVERLMFRPNINPKAQYYAVCFLNQVLLSHDEAELASKLISIYFSFFRACIKKKDVESKMLSALLSGVNRAYPYAKAGDEKVKEQLDTLFKVVHLAKFNTAVQALMLLFQVMDSQQIVSDRYYVALYRKLMDPGLSLCSRQSMFLNLLYKSLKADIVLRRVKGFVKRLLQVSCEQNPTFACGALFLVSEVMKAKPGLKLMLQEGGDGEEENFKDLKDEEDDEERFVDADKVEEGLREIKPEQPKPTASSWVHHQNIEGGKSMETYDPFHRNPLFCGADHTTLWELQRLSAHFHPSVSLFAKTILQGEFINYTGDPLQDFTLSKFLDRFVFRNPKQLKGKQNTEATVMQPKQKLTMNNIHNLPVNCEAFLSNKESQIPVDEVFFYRFFKKREAEKALRRPRGDGDNESVDDVDDDEFEKLLDSYEGDSYFTDLPIDETDLDFAGNVKTKSKKGKKGGEDDEDESDLDDDLDGDLDDEEMSLGSMDEEDFGDELEEEGGAFMDPAGEDDDEEDSDDEMEVPNITPGSKKSKRKASEDLNYSGSLGSKPGKKHKGKKDTAMFASAEEFGFMLDENAGSKFDNIGINAMANKDKAGVRQLKWEAQRDDWVRGRDVKTLRKKKAMFNKKKQFGKPPFGKSKAGKKTFKK, encoded by the exons ATGGCACCGAAAGGAAAGAACCGTAAGGCAATAGCCAAAACGCATTTTGTAAATGTAAAGGACGAGTTTGAAAATGACAACGATGGAGATGAGGAAGAAGAAATCAATGGAGATGGTCCTCAACCGGACGACGAATTTAATTTGGACGAGGTTTTACGTTTGGGTGGAACCCGA GCTGACTTTGCCCTGCTTGACGCCATCATTGATGAGAACGAGCTGATCGACGGTGGAAAGAAAGGAGccatagatgacctggaacctgGAGAGTTGGAGACATTCATCACCAAGCTGGGCATCCGCTTATATAAAGAACAACAGATTATCCCAGATGAGcctacagaggaagagaaggcagAGGCGAGCCAAAAGGAAAGCAAAAAGGCTGATGCCAAGAAAGCCAAGTCAGATGATCAGAAGCCCAAACCAGAGCCTAAAGGCAAGGACCTGCCTGCCACATCAACAGCGGAGAGAAAGAATAAGAAAAATAAAGAGACAGCAAAAACCAGCGTCCCAGCCACCGGAAAGAAAGCTAAACTAAATGCCAACGTATTTGAGTTTCAGCCGAGGCAGCTGCTTCTGATCAAACCAGGTGGCAAGTGGTTTGACCTGGAGTACACTGCAGAGGGTACCTCTAACCCACAGGATGAGTCTCAAGTCTCCCAGTACAAGGCCCTGGCTATAAAGCTGTTtgaggctgagacagggctcTACAAGAGCAAGAAGAACATGCAGAAGGGGGCCAACTCAGCCTGGATGAAAAATGTGGTCTCCGCAGGGACGCTGGCTGACAGGATGGCAGCCATGACAGTTCTGATCCAGGATGCCCCGGTACAGAGCATAGAGCATGTGGAGAACCTGGTCAGCATGGTGAAGAAGAAGGGTAGTCGCAGACAGGGGCTGATGGCTCTGGACACTCTCCGAGAGCTCATCATGTCTGACCTGCTGCCAGTGAACCGCAAGCTCAGAACCTTCGCCCAGCATCCCTTTGACAATCTGGAGCAGAAGGCAAGCGGGAACAAGGACGCGCGCGACCGCCGCCTCATCCTGTGGTACTTTGAGCACCTTCTGAAGCACCACGTGGCCGAGTTCGTGGTGGCCCTGGACGAGCTGGCTCACGACACGGTGGCAACCACCAAGGCCAAATCTCTGGCCACTGCGCATGAGCTGCTGCTCAACCGGCCCGAGCAGGAGAGGGCCCTTCTCATCCAGGTGGTCAACAAGCTGGGAGACCCTGAGTACAAGACGGCAGCCAAGGCCTCGTACCTGCTGGAGAACCTGCTGCACAAGCACCCCAACATGAAGGCGGTGGTGTGCAGCGAGGTGGAGCGCCTCATGTTCAGGCCCAACATCAACCCGAAGGCCCAGTACTACGCCGTGTGCTTCCTCAACCAGGTGCTGCTGAGCCACGACGAGGCCGAGCTGGCCAGCAAGCTCATCTCCATCTACTTCTCCTTCTTCCGAGCCTGCATCAAGAAGAAGGATGTGGAGTCCAAGATGCTGAGTGCCCTGCTGTCGGGAGTGAACAGGGCCTATCCCTACGCCAAGGCCGGGGACGAGAAGGTGAAGGAGCAGCTAGACACGCTGTTTAAAGTAGTGCACCTGGCGAAGTTCAACACTGCCGTCCAGGCTCTCATGCTGCTCTTCCAGGTGATGGACTCTCAGCAGATCGTCTCAGACCGCTACTATGTGGCTCTCTACAG GAAGCTCATGGACCCAGGTCTGTCTCTGTGCTCCAGGCAGAGTATGTTCCTCAACCTGCTGTACAAGTCTCTGAAGGCAGACATTGTCCTGCGGCGGGTCAAAGGCTTTGTGAAGAGGCTGCTGCAGGTCAGCTGTGAGCAGAACCCAACATTTGCCTGCGGGGCTCTCTTCCTTGTATCAGAGGTCATGAAGGCCAAACCAGGCCTCAAGCTGATGCTGCAGGAGGGTGGG GATGGTGAAGAGGAGAATTTCAAAGATCTTAAGGACGAAGAGGATGATGAGGAGAGGTTTGTAGATGCAGATAAGGTGGAGGAAGGACTGCGTGAGATCAAACCGGAACAGCCGAAGCCCACTGCATCGTCGTGGGTACATCACCAAAACATTGAAG GTGGGAAGAGTATGGAGACCTACGACCCGTTCCACAGAAACCCCCTATTCTGTGGGGCTGACCACACCACGTTATGGGAGCTGCAAAGG CTCTCTGCACATTTCCACCCATCAGTGTCACTGTTTGCCAAGACAATCCTACAG GGAGAGTTCATCAACTACACAGGAGACCCTCTCCAGGACTTCACTCTCAGCAAGTTCTTGGATCGCTTCGTCTTCAGGAATCCCAAACAACTGAAGGGCAAAC AAAACACAGAGGCTACAGTGATGCAGCCCAAACAGAAGCTGACCATGAATAACATCCACAATTTACCTG TGAACTGTGAGGCGTTCCTGTCCAATAAGGAGAGTCAGATTCCTGTGGATGAGGTCTTCTTCTATCG GTTCTTCAAGAAACGAGAAGCGGAGAAGGCACTGCGTCGGCCACGGGGAGATGGAGATAACGAGAGTGTGGATGACGTGGACGATGATGAGTTTGAGAAGCTGCTCG ATTCATACGAGGGAGACAGTTACTTCACTGACTTGCCAATTGATGAAACAGACCTGGACTTTGCTGG caATGTTAAGACCAAATCTAAGAAGGGGAAGAAGggtggtgaggatgatgaggatgagTCAGACCTGGATGATGACTTGGATGGTGATCTGGATGATGAGGAGATGTCCCTTGGCAGTATGGACGAGGAGGACTTTGGAGATGaactggaggaggagggaggggcctTCATGGACCCCGCTGGGGAGGATGACGATGAGGAAG ATTCAGATGATGAGATGGAGGTTCCAAACATCACTCCAGGTTCTAAAAAGAGCAAGAGGAAGGCCTCAGAGGATCTTAACTACAGTGGGTCTCTAG GTTCCAAACCAGGGAAGAAGCACAAAGGAAAGAAGGACACCGCCATGTTTGCATCTGCTGAAGAG TTTGGATTTATGTTGGATGAAAATGCTGGCTCAAAGTTTGACAACATCGGCATAAATGCCATGGCCAACAAGGACAAAGCAG GTGTCAGGCAGCTCAAGTGGGAGGCCCAGCGAGACGACTGGGTCCGAGGTAGAGACGTCAAGACCCTACGGAAGAAGAAGGCCATGTTTAACAAGAAGAAACAGTTTGGCAAGCCACCGTTTGGCAAATCAAAGGCTGGCAAAAAGACTTTCAAGAAGTAG